CGGCTGCCGCGAGCATCTCGATGAGGTCGTCCACCCGCGTCACGCCGGGATGCGCGAGAACGGCCACCCCGCCCGCCTCCCTGATGAGCCTCACGGTGTCCTCCGGGGGCGTGGCCGGCTTCGGGACGTAGAAGGGCTTGCCGCGCCCCACGTAGCGCCGGAAGGCCTCCTCCACGGTATCGGCGTGCCCCGCGTCCACGAGCGCGCGGGCGACGTGCGAGCGGCCTACGGCTCCGCCGTCCGCGAGACGCAGCACGTCGCCGAGCTCGAGGTCGTGTCCGGCCTCCACGAGGGCTTCCACCATCCGTTCGGCCCTTCGCAGCCGAGCGGCGCGCAGCCGCGTGAGCTCGACGAGGAACGCCTCGCGGGTGTGTTCGATGAAGTAGCCGAGGACGTGGATGGAGCGGCCCTCATGGCTCGCGGACAGCTCCACCGCCGGCACCAGCGTGATACCGGCGTCGTCGGCCTCGTCCAGTGCGGCGTCGAGACCGGACACCGAGTCGTGGTCGGCGATGGCGAGGGCGCCGAGGCCGAGGTGCGCGGCATGCCTCACTATGTCGCGCGGCGCGACGGTGCCGTCGGAAGCGGTGGAGTGCACGTGGAGGTCGAGCGGCACCTCAGCCGCGCTCCTCTCAGGTGCTCGTACGGCGCATGTCCCGCGGTTCGACGAGCAATCGGATCGCGGTGCGCTCCTCGCCGTTGATGACGATGTCGGCGAAGGCCGGGACGCAGGTGAGCTCGAGGCCCGAGGGGGCGATGAACCCCCGGGCGATCGCGATCGCCTTGACCGCCTGGTTGAGCGCGCCGGCGCCAACGGTCTGGATCTCGACCGCGCCCTGTTCCCGGATCACGCCCGCCAGGGCGCCGGCGACCGAGTTCGGGTTCGACTTGCTGGAGACCTTCAGGACCTCCACCCGTTCCTCCCTGCTGCGATGAGCCTGTGACCTGAAGTGCGTGTCTGGTGTGTACGCGACCGTCGCGCCGACTCGCGCCAGCGCCGCGCTCCTGCACGTATGCGGGTCTCGCTATGGCAGAACCTGGTAGTGTCCCGTGAAGGAGTATAGCAGGTCGCAAGCGCGGGGACGCCTGCGATCGCAGGCGTGACGACGCATGCCGCGGCTCTCAATCCTCCTTGTCGACGTCGAAGCGGACGCGTATGGCGTCGCGTCCGACCGAGATCCTCGGCTCGCCCCGCAGGCTCAGGTAGTACCGCTCGGCGAGACGGTCGAACGCGTCCTCCAGGTCGCGCTTGAACGCGGACAGGTCGGTGTGATGGAGACGCAGTCCCCTGCGGTCCCGGTAGATGTCGGGCGCCGGCGCCGGTGCCGGCTCGTCCTCCACGAGCGCGTGGTGGACGACCGTGTCCAGCGGCGCGAGCTCGCCGGCGAACACGCGATGAGCGGTCCGTTCCGAGACCTCCAGCCCGAGGAGCCCCGCGGTGGCGGTGAGCTCGGCGGCGTCCGAGCACGCGGCGGGCCGCTGCCATACGGGCAGGCGGGTCAGGTCGTCGCAGAAGAGCAGGTCGGAGGTGTCCAGACGGTCGCGGGCCAGCGCGTGCAGCGTAGCCAGGACCTCGGCGGGGCTGCCGAGGAAGACGTCCAGTTCGGGGTGCTCGCAGGCGAACTCCAGCACGCGGCGCGTCACGTTGTGCGGTCCCTTGAGCACCCGCAGCGAGCCCGCCTCGTCGCGCTCGACGACCGGCCACGTCGACTGGTCCGCCCTCTCGCCGAGCGTGGTCACGTCCGAGACGACCGTCAAGGCGGTCCCTTTGTGGACGGCGGAATCGGACACTCGCGCGCTCACGGTGTTCGACCGCACCGAGAACAGCGCCATCCCCCTGCCGTGCACGCCCCACCGGTCCATCACCATCGTCTCGAGCTTGGAGGTCACGCGCGGCTCGAAGACGGCGTCGTGCAGGTGCGGCGGCACGCCGACGCCGTCGTCGATGACCGTGAGCGTCCGCGTGTCGCCCTCTCGCGAGTTCGCGAGGAAGACCTGCTGGGCGTGGGCGTCGCGAGAGTTGCGCAGCAGTTCCACGACGACGTCCTCGAACGAGCGGATGTCGTGCTTGGCCTGCCGGCGCTCGGCCTCCGCGGTGCGAAGGCGCACGAACCCGTCGCCGAGGGACTCCTCCACCTTGAGGTAGGCCTCTCCGGAGACTGCGGACACGAAGTCGATGAGGTCGTCTGCGGGCATGGCCCAAGTGTAGCGGCGAGCCGGGCCGCGCGGTAGCGCGCCGGAGGAGCGCCGGTACGGGCCGCCCGAGACGAAGGCGGTGCCGGGAAGGGAGCCGGGCGCGCGGAAGGCCGCCCGCAGGCGGCCTTCTCGCATGGCTGGTAGCCGAGACCGATGGTACCGCGACCGGCCGGCTCTGTCACGGGAGGTCGGGTCCGACGACCGCTCCCCGGCGGACCGCCGATACCGCTACTTGGCGTACTCGACCGCGCGGCTCTCGCGGATGACCATGACCTTGATCTGGCCCGGGTACTCCATCTCCTCCTCGATCTGCTTGGCGATGTCGCGCGCGAGCACGACGGCGTCGGCATCCGAGATGTCGTCGGGTTTGACCATGACGCGGATCTCGCGCCCGGCCTGCATGGCGTAGGTCTTCTCGACGCCCTTGTGGCCCTCGGCCAGCGCCTCGAGCTTCTCGAGGCGCTTGATGTAGCTCTCGAGCGTCTCGCGACGGGCGCCGGGGCGCGCCGCGGAGACCGCGTCGGCGGCCTGAACGAGCACCGCCTCCACCGTGGCGGGCTCCACGTCGCCGTGGTGCGCCTCGATCGCGTGCAGGATGGGCTTGGACTCCCCGAGACGCTTGGCGAGGTCGGCGCCGATGGTGGCGTGCGGTCCTTCGACCTCGTGGTCGATCGCCTTGCCGACGTCGTGCAGCAGCCCGGCCCGCTTGGCGAGCTTCGCGTCGATACCGAGCTCGGCCGCCATGACGCCGGCGAGGTGCGCGACCTCGAGGCTGTGTTTGAGCACGTTCTGCCCGTAGGAGGTGCGGAACCTGAGCCGTCCCAGCGTGCGGATGAGCTCGGGATGCAGGTTGTGGACGCCGCCCTCGAAGGCGGCCTGCTCCCCGGCCTCGTGGATCTGGCCGTCGACGAGCGATTCGGCCTTCTTGAACATCTCCTCTATCCGCGCGGGGTGGATCCGGCCGTCGGCTATGAGGCTCTCCAGCGTGAGGCGTCCCACCTCTCGGCGCACGGGATCGAAGCTGGAGAGTATGACCGCCTCGGGGGTGTCGTCGATGATGAGGTTGATGCCCGTGAGCTGCTCGAAGGCCCGGATGTTTCGCCCCTCGCGCCCGATGATCCGGCCCTTCATGTCGTCGGACGGGATATGCACGACCGACACGGTGGATTCCGCCGTGTGGTCGGCGGCGACGCGCTGGATCGCGATGCCGACGATGTTGCGCGCCTTCTTGTCCGCGTCTTCGCGGGCGCGCATCTCCGCGTCGCGGATGAACGTCGCGGCCTCTCGCTTCACGTCGTCCGCGATGCGGCCGAGCAGTTCGCTCTTGGCGTCCTCGGCCGTCATGCCGGCCAGCGACTCGAGGCGGTCGCGCTCCTCGGCGATGAGCTCCTCGAGGTCGGCGGCACGCTTATCGACCTGCCCCTGGATGCTTGCGAGCTGGTGCTCGCGCTTGTCGAGGCTCTCGGCTCGGCGCTCGATGCTCTCCTCGCGCTGTATCAGCCGGTTCTCGAGGCCCCCGAGTTCCTTGCGGCGCTCCTTGGCTTCCTCCTCCGCGTCGGCTCGCATGCGGAAGATCTCGTCCTTCGCCTCGAGCAGCGCCTCCTTCCTGAGCGTCTCGGCCTGCTTGTCCGCGTCGGCGACGATGCGCTCGGCTGAGTGCCGGGCGCGATCGTACCTGCTGGCGACGGAGAAGCGGTACAGCAGATAGCCGAGGACAGCGCCGACGAGCAGGGCTACGACGATAGGGACGATCTCCATGGCGCTCCTCCTTCCGTGAAACATCCG
The window above is part of the Coriobacteriia bacterium genome. Proteins encoded here:
- a CDS encoding PHP domain-containing protein, whose translation is MPLDLHVHSTASDGTVAPRDIVRHAAHLGLGALAIADHDSVSGLDAALDEADDAGITLVPAVELSASHEGRSIHVLGYFIEHTREAFLVELTRLRAARLRRAERMVEALVEAGHDLELGDVLRLADGGAVGRSHVARALVDAGHADTVEEAFRRYVGRGKPFYVPKPATPPEDTVRLIREAGGVAVLAHPGVTRVDDLIEMLAAAGLGGLEAFHGEHDAPTRERYARLARDLGLVITGGSDYHGPGQGPGCALGAAGVPDWVLDELREAAGRRGDAKA
- a CDS encoding stage V sporulation protein S, coding for MEVLKVSSKSNPNSVAGALAGVIREQGAVEIQTVGAGALNQAVKAIAIARGFIAPSGLELTCVPAFADIVINGEERTAIRLLVEPRDMRRTST
- a CDS encoding ATP-binding protein, whose product is MPADDLIDFVSAVSGEAYLKVEESLGDGFVRLRTAEAERRQAKHDIRSFEDVVVELLRNSRDAHAQQVFLANSREGDTRTLTVIDDGVGVPPHLHDAVFEPRVTSKLETMVMDRWGVHGRGMALFSVRSNTVSARVSDSAVHKGTALTVVSDVTTLGERADQSTWPVVERDEAGSLRVLKGPHNVTRRVLEFACEHPELDVFLGSPAEVLATLHALARDRLDTSDLLFCDDLTRLPVWQRPAACSDAAELTATAGLLGLEVSERTAHRVFAGELAPLDTVVHHALVEDEPAPAPAPDIYRDRRGLRLHHTDLSAFKRDLEDAFDRLAERYYLSLRGEPRISVGRDAIRVRFDVDKED
- the rny gene encoding ribonuclease Y, with the translated sequence MEIVPIVVALLVGAVLGYLLYRFSVASRYDRARHSAERIVADADKQAETLRKEALLEAKDEIFRMRADAEEEAKERRKELGGLENRLIQREESIERRAESLDKREHQLASIQGQVDKRAADLEELIAEERDRLESLAGMTAEDAKSELLGRIADDVKREAATFIRDAEMRAREDADKKARNIVGIAIQRVAADHTAESTVSVVHIPSDDMKGRIIGREGRNIRAFEQLTGINLIIDDTPEAVILSSFDPVRREVGRLTLESLIADGRIHPARIEEMFKKAESLVDGQIHEAGEQAAFEGGVHNLHPELIRTLGRLRFRTSYGQNVLKHSLEVAHLAGVMAAELGIDAKLAKRAGLLHDVGKAIDHEVEGPHATIGADLAKRLGESKPILHAIEAHHGDVEPATVEAVLVQAADAVSAARPGARRETLESYIKRLEKLEALAEGHKGVEKTYAMQAGREIRVMVKPDDISDADAVVLARDIAKQIEEEMEYPGQIKVMVIRESRAVEYAK